The sequence below is a genomic window from Amia ocellicauda isolate fAmiCal2 chromosome 6, fAmiCal2.hap1, whole genome shotgun sequence.
CCAGGCGTCTACCCAGGCCCGCCGCGGTAGAGCCAGGCCTAATGCCAGGAACGGGCAAGAGGACGGGCAGCGGACCTCCGCCCCCTCCACCTCCCGCACTGCGGTCCTGaagcgttccagcagcctctggcccacccatacaccCCTTCAGAGGCAtggtgtggacgcgagtgagggaccctTTGCAGTGTGTGGCCCTCCGGGGCAGCatgagggattttattccccatacttccttgtgcccaagaaagatggatccatcttggatctgagatACCTGAATCGCCGCCTCAAGGTGTTGCGTTTCAAGATGCTCACCCTGCGTGCCATGTCTCAGGCTATCAAGCCTGGAGACTGGTTCACCTTGCTGGATTTGAAAAAtgcctactttcacatccccattgcgcaggcgcacaggaagtttctccgcttcgccttcgaAGGCCAAGCgtttgagtttgctgttctcccattTGGCCTGTCTCTAGCCCCTCACACTTTGTCCAAGTGCATGGATGAGTACTGGCCCCCTTGCGTTGTCttgtgccaactcagcaggtgcagttcctcggactgcgcctcgattccattgccatgctgtccatgctggtgccagagagagttgcctccatacacacgtgtctctccctcttccggttGAGAGCCtgcgtcagggtgtccctttgccagaggctgctgggccttctagtggctgcgtcccaaaccctccccctcggcctccttcatttaaggcctctgcagtggtggttcgggtCCCATGGGATGTATCCTCGCCGCGACAGAGCACGTCAAGTGACAATTACTCaagcgtgctggaaggcgcaccgttggtggtggagcccttcgaatttaaccctcggtgtgcccttgGGGCCAATCTGCCACTGAGTGGTGTTGACAACGGACACCtccaagcaaggttggggagctgtctgcactcactcactcactcactttccctcactgtactatatatatacgcTAGTGCGTCATCTGCTTCTATGGATGCAGCCTCAGctgcgctccatcagagcagcccaCCTCCCGGGCATCTCCAAcgcggcggcggacctcctatctcggggaggccccctggTGTCGGAATGGCTCCTCCACCCACTGGTGATTCAGTAGCTTGGAGCCGCTACGGAAGGGCAGAGGTGGATCTCTTCgcttcggcagagtccacacattgCCCCCTATGGTTCTCCGTTCGGGATCAGTCAGGGACCCTTGGGATTGACGCGCTGGCCCACACGTGGCCGTGCTGTCTCCTCtacgcattcccaccattccctcttctcccagtggttCTGGAAAAGATCAGGCAGGAACGAGTGACAGCGCCTCGCTGGCCCCGCAGACTTTGGTTTGCAGACCTGGTCTCCCTCTTGGTCGGGTTTCGCTTCGGCCTAATCCTGCGTttctcccgaaagtgctgtctcctttccatatcatccggcctattgagttgatggatttccatcctcctcccttctcttcggcTACACCTGTTGTGCCCGCTGtgggctctcaggtgctatttggagcgcaccaaggacattcgacgctcggaccaattgtttgtgttctACAGAGCATGGACGtggggccaggcgctttcaaagcagcgcctatCGCACTGGATTGTTgacaccattaccacggcttatgagtcaactggagccccagtgcctgaacacctggtggcccactcaactcgaggtgtagccacatcgtgggccctttttcaagacaccccactggcagacatctgtgcggctgcgagttgggtctcgcttcacacctttgttcggttctacaggctggacgtgacaggcccagttccttctattggaaatccggtgttggcttcagttgagtCTCAGTAGCCTgtcaggcactggctcctggcttttctatccctgtctgcccctgttgagcatgcttgcgaaaagcaatgcagaaccgttatcccttcctaccggactgtgacttgtatacagttcattcaGTAGGttggagtgcatgtgtttttttacacctgtaccccgccattgtacatagttcctttgtcagcaggcctgtGGCCCCACCCTAGCTAAACtggctgtgctgagggccgctgctgctgtattcagcggtaggctttgagtttattcttgtgccccgctgtgtatatagttcatttattgacatcagtagagcatctgttgccacTAGCTGCTGGTCGGCAGCTCCTGTGTCCTgcgtgtggtgcatgaactggctcctgcgccccgcagtgtatatagttctttagaataGACAGctgagcttgtccgctccttattaagttgagcgtggacaactgctcctgttgttagcgagggcacttGTGCTTCACTATGCATATAGTTCcattgccagcagtctgtggcccctgccctagctatgctagatgtgctggaggccactgctgcggtgtccagcggaaggcacttgagttggttcttgttggtccattgtgtatatagttccattattaataattgaactatccagcagtggctatctagtctggtTAGCCCACTGTATGTTGAGCACGAGGTGCGAGACTAcgccctgtgcttatatggtatggtcttggtattggcccCGCTCCTAGTCCTGCTAGTAGACCATGAGgccgctattactaggcttcacgGTAGACACAAGGTCTTGTTGCCCGTGGACACACCATTGCTTACAGTTacagtttggttatactgtaactcctcccccttgggcagtgcttctgactggAAAGATAACGAtgggttgcgtatgcaaccccagttatctgagaaaagaagggtTGCAAGATCATGCGGGAGTTCgagctcccggcaaaaagaggaagtccttgtgcagacgtcaccttttatacaaacaggaagcggaagggtcctgtttgagtgacgggcacaagggccaatggcagctttgatagacaaaagtcttcgatgcATTCCAGCGATgcgcgctgaaaacccctcccccttgggcagtgcttctgactcgaaagataactggggttgcatacgcaacccaTTGTTTTTCCACATTGGCGCAGGACACAGAGGCTGAAAAGCACCCGATCAGGTTGCAACTCTGCTCCCCCATCACCTATACGATTAAGTATGAATCTATATAGTTTGGAAAAGATCATATTATTTGCTTACATGTGCTTCACATAAAATGACCACTGGTGATTCTCAAACGcagtatatattttcttattacAAATCGTATCATCCGGGTTTGTATATTTAGAATATATAGCGACGTAAAACAGTGAAGTGGTGCCATAAAGATTTGGGAATATCATTTAGTGAGGCACAAACTGGGGTGGCACGGTGGTTAGCGCCACTGcttcacagctccaggggtcctgggcTTGAGTCTGGGCTCAGGGGGCCTCGAGTTTGCATGCTCTCTCCGTGTCTGCATGGGTTTCCTCCTGgtactccggtttcctcccaccgtccaaacacatgcaggttaggttaattggctgcTAAATTGCGACCCTTggactggtgtcctgtcctgggtgtattcctgcgtTGCGTCCTATGCCCAGCTTCCCGGCCCACATGGATAACCGGTTTcaaaaatagatggatggaggCAAATACAGGCAAAATTATAATtgtgtattttgaaatgtagaTTGAATTTACACAGCGAAATGTTTAAAGCAGAAACCAATACACTTTCAAAAACATTGACAAATTGAAAAGATAGATTTATCTTAAGTGCCATAGCAGGTTCATGTGGTGATGATGCTTTCaatttgattaataataatatgcacgAAACATAATAAACCTTTGTTGTTGACAATAAAATGTGGTTTTGAAATCAACAAACTTTCCTTACTAGACTTGTGCTTACAAAAACTTCATATAGCCTATTCTTTATTTTCACGTGTTTTCTCACAgaatcattttatattataatacttttacaatattaatttcaaatgtGCTGCAAACATATTGCAATTCTTCTGGCAATAGATAATCAGTTTTAACAGGACACAAAGATGACCAATAagttgataataataaatacatacatgtatataaggtttatttatttattttcattgtattgcATACATCAGTATAGTGTTACAATACTAACAACACTACGAATCCATTTTAAAGTCCTATGACACTTGCATTGTCTCACGCTTACAGatgtgtggctgctgtctgTGTCCAGTTAAATGAGCCAGGCCACAGTCTGACTCAGCGATGCCACCCCTTGCCACCCCTTGGATCTACCAGTGCTGATGATGTCCAGTATTTAAAAGCAGTTTCCTTTAAATATTCTAATTTTGCTTGAATCTCTTGGAAATGCAACAAACTGCATGATCTTTCTTTTCAGTGGCAGACTGGTGGACAGTCCTGCTGGCTGATAACTTGTGGATTCCCACGAAGTCTCccactatatttaaaaaaaaactgacagtGGCATAACAACAAATAAGCCACACACACCTGAATAACTGTTTGTAGGctccaattcattttttaacatttctaCAAAAGTTAGAATGTCTTCTATTCCAAAACGCCTTTTTTATGCAATCTGCCTATTTATTTTGGGTCTAAGTCTAAGTCCAAAAAAAAGTCCTAAAAGCATTTAAGACCTTTTGCGAACTTGGTCCCAGGTGTATGGGATATGGGGGGGAGATCATCAGAGTATGGGTTCACTCCAGGCCCAGTGACATCACTGACTGGAAATGTGCTTTAGTGGTGCTTTAGGTCATGGTAATTGGGTTCAGTGTTTCACAGGTCCTGCTCAGACCCACAGTGTGTCACAGTTGAGTGAATGTCAGTTATTCAAAGTGGAAGGAGAACtaggaaataaaatcaataaaatactattatcataataataatatacatgttATCTTACTTGGGtagaattttatttttgcaaattaTCATGGCAAAAAAGGATTATAACAGATACTGTACATTGGAAATTCATAGATATGAATCAGCTTAGAAAAACAATTAATCTCTTATACAAAGAACCATTGCTAGTCCAAAAGACTAGCTGACCTGTAGCTGCTCCCTCCTGTCTCATGGGGCTCCTCAATCTCAAGGGATCCACTCTTGTCCCTATATGTCCTATTGATACACTGCCTTGGCTGCTTATGTGGAATAagcatgtatttcaaaatattgtaACAATGCATGTTTCTATTTTCTAACCAAATTggatattgttttaatatattttaaataggttTAAGTCTGTAATCTATATTTTGATATCTTCATAATATATTGTGATGTTCTGATATGGATTTTCAATAGGGATTACACACaggaatatatttaaaatgtaactcaTAAATATGTCATATAAACCTGTCCCAGACCACTGGATGAGGAAAGCATCATCTTCTGTAGCATGAATCATTTCACTAAGGGGCTTAAACCTTTCACTTGCTACCTGGGAAGATACTGTTCTTGTTCAAGCTTTTCACCAAGCTGCCCCTGATCTCTTTAGTCCTCAGGCAGTAGATGATTGGATTCATGAGGGCAGGGAAGACATTATGAATCACAGACCCCATAACACGCATGTCCACTGAGGTCCCAGGAATCCTGTAGGAGATGAAGACCCCTGCAATCGTGAGATAGAACACAGAGATGACCAGCAGGTGTGAGCTGCAGGTGGACACGGCCTTGGCTCTTCCTGCTGAGCTGGAGATACTCAATACTGACAGAAGgatcttcacatatgatagcaCAATGAAAAACAGAGGGATGAGAAGAACACTCAGTCCAACAAATAAGACAACATAGCTGATTAAGAGAACATCTCCACAGGCCAGGCGTAGTACTCCTGAATAGTCACAGAAGCATTGGAGGACTCTGTTGGGTCCACAGAACCGCTTTGTGAATGCCAAACTAAAAGGAAGGGTTGGGGTCAGCAACCCTCCCAGCCAACAAACACCTATGAGTTGCAAAGTGAACTTAACGGTCATCCTGGCTGGGTAGTGGAGTGGGTGACAGATGGCCATATACCTGTCATATGCCATGAGCAGTAAATTGTAACTTTCTGTAGATACCAGAGCCAGAAAGAAGTAGGTCTGGGTGAAGCATGCTGAGAAGGAGACACTATAAGAAGTAGACCTGAAGACAGCTAACATAGTTGGTACAGTGTTTGTACAAAAGGTGATGTTAATAATGGCCAGACTACATATTGTCAGGTACATGGGGGTGTGCAAGTGTCTGTCTGCCGCCAGTATGCAAATGAGAAGAAGGTTCCCCAGTAAAATGAGGAGGTAGACTGTCAGGAACACAGCAAACAGGATGGCCTTGACCTCTCTGTCCTGCAGTCCAGGGAAACCAACAATAATGAATTCACTGACCATTGATCCTGTGTAGTTTGTATCAGCCATGGCTGTTCAATAAATCATCAGAAATAATCCTGCAATGCAAAATAAgacatatacatgtatgtatatatatatatatatatatatatatatatatatatatatatatatatatatatatatattatacctcCAGCAGTGGTGACTGACCTTACCTGTGAAATGCCATCAGAGATGTAACTAGTCACCTTAGTCACTATCATTAATGTTCCACTATTGTGCACAGTTATTGGcaaccattattattatcatgtttaaatatgtatatatatatatatatatatatatatatatatatatatatatatatgtatttttcagttttttttaatatattgttctGCAAACAATATTCTATCACATTAAGTAACAACAAAAGCaacttatataaaaatatatcagcaaacaaaacaccccatgcaaacaaaattaaaaacattatataatcatTAAATTGATCCACATGTAATCAATGGCATGATGAAGCGAAAAAACAGAGATATTGTCATTTCAACACAATTAGAAAAGTTGTGTTGCACAGTCCTGTGGGTTGTATTCTTCAGATTAAAATACTGAATTATTTCTCTTATGCTAGTATCTTCGCAAATAGTGTAATCATGCAAGACAACACTGATCCGCTCTGAAGACGAGTACAAGACACTTACCGAAAGTCCAGTTAGACTGAAGCACTAAATTGAGGACCTGAATTGAACACACACAGCTTTATACCAGGTCCCAGTCCACTGGGGCTCTACAGGCTGGGACACAAAGGCAAATAATGCAATTAGTTCTACTCATTAGGCCGTCACCAAGGACTGAAGTTTACATCTATACAACATTCAACACTAAAGAAAAACACTGACATGGTGAACAGGAGACTTATTGACCTTTTGAGCTATTTGTTTAGGACGTGTCttggaaagaaaaaagacacaAGATTAAAACGACATTGTGTGAAGGGAGCTTCTATCAGTTCTACAGGTCATTGTTTCTACTGAGGAGTGTAGAGGCCAGAGCTGTGTAGAAAAGTGCAGGGAAACACTTTGATGGGAAAACAGACAGATTTCAGAAGATAATATTGTACTGTAGCAGAAGGTAGTGTAGTGATCTTGAGCTTCGctaagaggcctgggccttttagtgatgtgGTAAAATTGCTGCACTGTGGCCCAGGAGAACAGGGTTCAAGTCCCAGTCATGATCGCTACCCCCGCAATACTACATTGGTGTCAGCAGCAGGATGACGTTACCCATGTTGGTGCCGAGGCAGTGAGAGCCTGAGAGCCTCAACTGTGGCCCAATGATGGTGGAGCAGCACAAGGATGCACTGTGATGACAGGGAGTGCTGAGAagcccctgtgtgtgttggtgATGGCAGAGCGTGAGGTCGCACCCTAATGACAGAAGGCAGTAGTGTAGTGATCTTGAGTCTCGCTAAGGGGCCTGCGCCTTTTACTGATGCGGTAAGATCGGTGCACTGTGCTGTGGTGCAGGAGAACAGGATTCCAGTCCCCGTCATGGCCGCTACTCCCAAAATACTACAGAACAATTTAAAAGATACCATTAACCCTTTGTTGTATATTTTATCATAAGGGTAACATCCAGTTCTTgctatatattacacacaaaaAGTCTTCAGTTGCAGGCAACTCCAGGGTAACAGTCTAATAAACCAACGGTAGGTTGCCACTTGGACAGAAGCTTTTGTTTCTCATTGTAGGATGGCACTGAAAACCCTGAGACACAATGCAAAGAATGAATGCTGTTTTATCTGTGacataatgttttatttgtgcaatatacactcacctaaaggattattaggaacacctgttcaatttctcattaatgcaattatctaaccaaccaatcacatggcagttgcttcaatgcatttaggggtgtggtcctggtcaagacaatctcctgaactccaaactgaatgtctgaatgggaaagaaaggtgatgtaagcaattttgagcgtggcatggttgttggtgccagacgggccggtctgagtatttcacaatctgctcagttactgggattttcacacacaaccatttctagggtttacaaagaatggtgtgaaaagggaaaaacatccagtatgtggcagtcctgtgggcgaaaatgccttgttgatgctagaggtcagaggagaatgggctgactgattcaagctgatagaagagcaactttgactgaaataagcactcgttacaaccgaggtatgcagcaaagcatttgtgaagccacaacacgtacaaccttgaggcggatggactacaacagcagaagaccccaccgggtaccactcatctccactacaaataggaaaaagaggctacaatttgcacaagctcaccaaaattggacagttgaagactggaaaaatgttgcctggtctgatgagtctcgatttctgttgagacattcagatggtagagtcagaatttggcgtaaacagaatgagaacatggatccatcatgccttgttaccactgtgcaggctggtggtggtggtgtaatggtgtgggggatgttttcttggcacactttaggccccttagtgccaattgggcatcgtttaaatgccacagcctacctgagcattgtttctgaccatgtccatccctttatgaccaccatgtacccatcctctgatggctacttccagcaggataatgcaccatgtcacaaaggtcgaatcatttcaaattggtttcttgaacatgacaatgagttcactgtactaaactggcccccacagtcaccagatctcaacccaatagagcatctttgggatgtggtggaacgggagcttcgtgccctggatgtgcatcccacaaatctccatcaactgcaagatgctatcctatcaatatgggccaacatttctaaagaatgctttcagcaccttgttgaatcaatgccacgtagaattaaggcagttctgaaggcgaaagggggtcaaacacagtattagtatggtgttcctaataatcctttaggtgagtgtagactcCAAAGGGGACATTGCATGTCACCATGGGGCAGAGACCGTCCCTCTGTCTGCTTTAACTAGTACAGCTGTACTACATAATGCAGGTAGAGGGAGGGTTTGCCTGAGAGACAGGTCACAGATCATTTTAAGTTTGATTCAAGCCTCCTTTCTTTTTTAAGGAATGTAgaattttctgttttctgtttttttttattttgccacaTAAATTTCATTATGAATCTAtctaacattttaaaagtagtaGTTGGAACTGGAATAGGCAGAGAttggaatacaaataaaagtctAGGCAGTATGTTCATTCTTACAGTTTCTATTCTACCAAATATAGACAAATGTAAAAGACCCCACCGGACCATGTCTGCTTGTATGTGATTAATACGTTTCAGGTAGTTTTTCTGATAAAGTTCTGAAGTAGAAGGGGTAATGGTAATACCTAGATATCTAAAACCTTTTTTAGatcaattaaaagtaaaatccTTATTTAATTCAGAGGGCCTGTGACCCAACATCATCATCGCTTCTGACTTTGTTACATTAACTTTATAGCCTTATATTTCCCCAAAGTCTTTTAAACACTACATGATTACTGGGACACTGGCTGAATGATCAATAACATATAGCATTATATCATCTGAATACAGAGAAATCTTGTGTACTTCCCCCCTCACCGTCCGTTATTCCCTTAATGTACCAATTCTGTCTAATAAGTTTTGCAAGTGGTTCAATACAATGGCAAATAATAATGGTGAAGGGGGACAGACTTGTCTAGTGCCCCTTTTTAAGTTGAAAATCCCGACACTCAGCCATTTGCCCTTACCCTAgaccaggggtggctaaccctggtcctggagagccgcagggtctacaggcttttgttctatccagatcattaactgcttaattgaactaattgttggtcttaattaggcaaaatgtccctgtgttcagaGTATTCATTAATTGGTAAttaagagagacctggaaatcctgcaggattgcggctctccaggaccagggttagccatcCCTGCCCTAGTCCTTGGATTCAAGTataatactttgacaaagttaATACATTCTAGATGAAACcccatttttttaatacgaGTTCAAGAATTGACCAATTAACCGTGTCATATGCCTTCACTGCATCTAGGCTAAGTAGCattgtggtttgtttattttccccgGCCACCTCCTAATATTATTTGTTCTCGGTATTCCACTATTAAATCCTGTTTGGTCTGGATGAAtcagttttgtaaaaaaaaaaatcggttTGCCATTAATTTATATAAGTTCTTCAGATCTGTATTCAGAAGGGAAAtcgtatggcaagccaaattgtcatttagagatatcttaaattgaattgcagatatctcaaactaaATCCCACCTCTCCCCCCAGGAAGACATATCTTAAATGGACTCGGGCTTGatcttttgattggatgaatggccaTAACATTCTACATCATTTTCTtataaagcttcactcatgtttgtaaaaactaaattctcactgaaggaattccctgacctggtgcttccaagctagcttgttaataaagtttctatttgctttatctcaacaactattccaattattttcaaaaatttTCCTCTTAAAAGTGCCTTTGCTCCCTCCCACAGATTTGTTGGTAAAATGTCATTAAATTCGAGATACTCCCCAATTTCCTTTTCAttcttttgtttcagttcaAGTTCAACTAGCATTGAAATGTTCAGTCTCcagtattttaattgaatagTCATAACAACTGGGGTATGATCTGAAATAGTAATAGGCTGCATGTCGCAATCTTCAACCCTGTTTAAATCCTGTGTGGATAccccaaaaaaaaatcaatacggGAATAACTTCCATGAACTGCGGAGTAAAAAGTTAAATCTTGAACCGGGTGTTTAGAATGAAATACTTCAGTAAGACCTAGTTCTTTCATTACATTGATAAGCATTTTAGATTTTCTAGAGGGAGGGCCGTCATCAGAAGGCAATttgtcattttttgtatttattacacaattaaagTTCCATCCCAAAATAATCATCCCCTTACCCTTACTTGACAATAACTCTGCTACAGATTTTAAGAATTTGGGGTCATCTTCGTTTGGAGCATATATTTTGAGCAATGATACTTCCACCTCTGCTATCATACCTACGACCATCACATATCTACCTTGGGTATCTTGATATTGGTCTATTTGAGTAAAATTTACAGATTTGTTAATTAATATCGCTACCCCATTTTTCCCCCCCAATTCAGAAGTCGAGAAAAAAACCTGATCTGCCCATTCCCTTCTTAACTTTCTATGTTCAACATCTGTAAGATGAGTTTCTTCTACAAAATCTATTGAgcattgtgtgtgtttcaaCTGTGACAACAGCTTTTTCCTCTTGATAGGACTGTTTATACCATTGATATTATAAGATATCACTTTTAAAGTACCCATGTCCAGTCTACCCAACTTAACATTATTGCAAGTAGCAGAAACCCCAAAAGAAACCTGAGCACATACACAGCATGATCTGCTTTTGTTTCTGCAGTGTTTGTCTCCTTTAAAAATATCCTCAAATTCAGAttgaagaaaaatatacatcttTATTTATCAAAACCCCCAGTGTATATACTGTGCTCCTGTCATGCCAACATAACAATTCAAACAGTTGAACTATTAACAAAAACAGATGGACTTCCAGATGGAAATCCAACAGACAGCTTCAAAGAATAATTAGCTTTTATACTTTCATCTTCAGCGTCAATGTTTAGGATTGTAGATAAGTATATTTGGTATGATCAGCTATCTGTTCCCTATATACTGGGCAGAGAGTTATCATGGATTAACCACTCTGGGAAAAGTACCTGTAGTGTACTGAATAAAACAAGCCAGGCATTAAAAACATATTGCTGAGCTTGTCGCAGCCTATTACCAGGCGAACGTTACCACAACCTGCATCCATTGCAACCCAAGACcatttcttgttttgtcttcccttattattattattattattattacatttttttgttataaataccTTGTGTTACATGTACCTTTGTACAATCAAAAGTAGACATTAAGTTTAGTGAGACAGGGACAACAAGCTGTATTAGTATCACCCAGATGCTAAACAGCATTAAGTCccccacattttttatttttattttttataaacataTAATTCCCTCCCCCACACCATCAAATGCAGCATCAACCCCAAATGATTAACAACAGTATATTAGCTAACATAAACTTAGTTATTTattgaaacatttatatttatttttcccttcccccttcttttatttaaatttcaatAGCCTATGACTTCCAAATTTATGTAAATGAAACTGCTCtcagattttcattttcataggtatatatttttaccttaaCCCTAATTGTATTACAAATCCAAAATATTCCAGAATAAAAAGTTACCTCTCATCgctttttaaaattttatttcTGTCAACTAAACCCTTTATGTTTGAAAGCTTGAAGATCCATCTCTGACAAGCCCCTGAACCTCCTTTTTCTCCCACATTGCTTTCCCTGCTGTGTTTTTGCATCAATTCTTTCTCCACAATTTCCCTCCTGTCTACTTCCACAGTGATCCGTAGCTTTTTCAGTGTCGGGAGTGCATCCATTAATGAGGGGAAAACTCTCACCCCTGCACTTTCAGGTAATACACTTGATGCCATTTTTAGCCGTGCTGGGTATGGAGACTgtgcttttatgttttttctctctctgtacttCTGAGGAGTAATCTTAATCAAAGAATATTCTTTGTCCTTTGAATGAGTTCCCTCTTTGTTTCCAGGCTTGTAACAAAACTGTCTGTTTTACTTTAAAGTCAAGGAATCTGACAATGTTAAAGCACGGGGTGCCATTGTGTGCTCTTTCTAATTCCATGTTCAAATCTCCAGGCAGCTCTAACATTGTCTGGAGTAAATCTTTGCTAAACTCCAACATGTCATCCCCCTATGATTCTTCTGGAATCCCCAAAATCCTAATGTTATTTTGTCTCATTCTATGTTCTAAATCATCACGTTTTGACGCCAATACTACCTCTCCTTGTAACAGATAACCGAGAGCCCTGTCTTGCCTCATCATCCTGTCTTCCGTTTCTCCCAAACTCATTTCAACTTCTGTTATTCTTTCATCTATTTTGTCCATTCTTTGCTTTATTTCACCTATCGAGGCTCCTACCCGAGATTGTGGATTTGGTTTCTTTAAACAAGctgatgttttcttttcttagtTTCCTCAATTCTTGAAGCACAACCTCCGTGTCTCCCGTTGATTA
It includes:
- the LOC136751723 gene encoding olfactory receptor 2AT4-like; its protein translation is MADTNYTGSMVSEFIIVGFPGLQDREVKAILFAVFLTVYLLILLGNLLLICILAADRHLHTPIYVVLFVGLSVLLIPLFFIVLSYVKILLSVLSISSSAGRAKAVSTCSSHLLVISVFYLTIAGVFISYRIPGTSVDMRVMGSVIHNVFPALMNPIIYCLRTKEIRGSLVKSLNKNSIFPGSK